The proteins below come from a single Arthrobacter sp. B1I2 genomic window:
- a CDS encoding carbohydrate kinase family protein, with amino-acid sequence MLTVIGEGLVDVVQRASGIEAHVGGSPLNVAVGLARLDHPVQFIGRYGRDAYGDSVAVHLRASSVMLPVPPDDLPTSVATALIDDDGAATYTFDLTWELPGIADRLGFMLQGTTLLHTGSIATMLAPGATEVLAAVEYAHPSATISFDPNCRPSIVTDVDFARRQAEKFVTLADVVKASDEDLEWLYPGQDVLDSARKWLALGGSEGPAMVVVTRGAEGPWGVCRSGEASVAAPKVEVADTVGAGDSFMAALLSGLVDRELDGAQNRAELRDLPAEGLAELLEHAARAAAVTVSRPGANPPTRAELNAPAEE; translated from the coding sequence ATGCTCACAGTTATCGGCGAAGGCCTTGTTGACGTTGTCCAGCGCGCCTCCGGCATCGAGGCCCACGTGGGCGGCAGCCCACTCAACGTTGCGGTGGGCCTGGCCCGGCTGGACCACCCGGTGCAGTTCATCGGCCGTTATGGCCGGGACGCCTACGGGGACTCGGTGGCCGTGCACCTGCGCGCCAGTTCGGTGATGCTTCCGGTGCCGCCGGACGACCTGCCTACCAGCGTGGCCACCGCCTTGATTGACGACGACGGCGCCGCCACCTACACGTTCGACCTCACCTGGGAGCTCCCGGGCATCGCTGACCGGCTGGGCTTCATGCTGCAGGGCACCACCCTGCTGCACACGGGGTCCATTGCCACGATGCTGGCTCCCGGGGCAACCGAGGTGCTGGCCGCCGTCGAATACGCCCACCCGTCTGCCACCATCAGCTTCGACCCCAACTGCCGGCCCAGTATTGTCACGGATGTGGACTTCGCGCGCCGGCAGGCAGAAAAGTTCGTGACGCTTGCCGACGTGGTGAAGGCCTCGGATGAGGACCTGGAATGGCTCTATCCGGGACAGGACGTGCTGGATTCGGCGCGCAAATGGCTGGCGCTGGGCGGCTCCGAAGGCCCTGCGATGGTGGTGGTCACCCGGGGCGCGGAAGGGCCATGGGGTGTCTGCCGGTCCGGGGAAGCGTCAGTCGCGGCCCCCAAGGTGGAGGTGGCGGATACCGTGGGGGCCGGCGACTCCTTCATGGCCGCACTGTTGTCCGGCCTGGTGGACCGGGAACTGGATGGCGCCCAGAACCGCGCGGAGCTTCGGGACCTGCCGGCAGAAGGGCTTGCTGAACTCCTTGAGCATGCAGCCAGGGCGGCGGCCGTCACGGTGTCCCGTCCGGGCGCGAACCCTCCCACCCGGGCGGAGTTGAACGCCCCGGCGGAGGAGTAG
- a CDS encoding MFS transporter, whose amino-acid sequence MENIQLTGAARNGAPGPSEQPRAGRLQAALLVAGSCMPVLGAVLLAPVLPTLNQAFADTPGVAILVPLTLTLPALFVALFSPLAGWVADRVGRKQLLVFAMLAYAVFGTAPLWLGSLASIALSRVGVGIAEAAIMTCCTTLLTDYYAGEQRNKYLGLQTMVSALAATAFFALGGALGSISWRTPFWLYAASAVIVVPMVFKLWEPDKTQRNPAARTPVPWRQIGAPAAVTLFGGIVFYALIVHLPYVITGLGVADAALIGLAAAIASLATAAGAISFRFLAKLGTRNLLALAFGLAAVGLFLVSIAGNVPLAITGAVVASAGTGVLLPTLLTWAVNGLEYQQRGRGTGIWTGTLFIGQFLTPIVIGVAAGALGNLSVALGALGVACAGALLAVLLRGPRVAPLIHT is encoded by the coding sequence ATGGAGAATATTCAGCTCACGGGTGCTGCCCGGAATGGGGCGCCGGGACCTTCGGAGCAGCCCAGGGCAGGACGGCTGCAGGCGGCCCTCCTGGTGGCCGGCAGCTGCATGCCGGTCCTCGGGGCGGTCCTGCTGGCACCGGTCCTGCCCACGCTTAACCAGGCTTTTGCCGATACCCCCGGCGTAGCCATTCTGGTCCCGCTCACGCTTACCCTGCCCGCCCTGTTCGTGGCACTGTTTTCTCCCCTGGCGGGATGGGTGGCGGACCGGGTGGGCCGCAAGCAGCTGCTGGTCTTCGCGATGCTGGCATATGCCGTGTTCGGAACGGCGCCGCTATGGCTCGGCTCCCTGGCCTCGATCGCCCTTTCCCGGGTAGGCGTGGGCATAGCCGAAGCCGCCATCATGACCTGTTGCACCACCCTCCTCACCGACTACTACGCCGGCGAGCAGCGCAACAAGTACCTGGGGCTGCAGACCATGGTCAGCGCGCTCGCCGCGACCGCCTTCTTTGCCCTGGGCGGCGCCTTGGGCAGCATCAGCTGGCGGACCCCGTTCTGGCTTTACGCCGCCAGCGCAGTGATTGTCGTCCCCATGGTCTTTAAGCTCTGGGAGCCCGACAAGACCCAGCGCAACCCGGCGGCCAGGACCCCCGTGCCCTGGCGGCAGATCGGCGCCCCGGCTGCCGTCACGCTATTCGGCGGGATTGTTTTCTACGCCCTCATCGTGCACCTGCCATATGTCATCACCGGCCTGGGCGTTGCCGACGCAGCGCTCATCGGCCTCGCCGCAGCCATCGCCTCCCTCGCCACAGCAGCGGGCGCCATCTCTTTCCGCTTTCTGGCGAAGCTGGGGACGCGAAACCTGCTGGCACTGGCGTTCGGGCTGGCCGCCGTCGGACTGTTCCTCGTCTCCATCGCCGGCAACGTGCCGCTGGCCATTACGGGAGCGGTGGTTGCCAGCGCGGGAACCGGTGTCCTGCTGCCCACCCTCCTGACCTGGGCAGTGAACGGACTCGAATACCAGCAGCGCGGACGCGGGACGGGAATCTGGACCGGGACTCTGTTCATCGGGCAGTTCCTGACCCCCATCGTCATTGGGGTGGCAGCCGGCGCCCTGGGAAACCTCAGCGTGGCCCTCGGTGCACTCGGTGTTGCCTGCGCGGGGGCGCTCCTGGCCGTCCTTCTCCGCGGACCCCGGGTGGCGCCGCTCATCCATACCTGA
- a CDS encoding alpha/beta hydrolase, which produces MTRRYRYEYGPDRSQWGELFLPDLPEGGKHRGVVVVIHGGYWRSTYGAELGEPLAQDLAEHGMAAWNLEYRRAGNGGGWPGTFQDILAGIDKLADLAEPHALDLGKVVALGHSAGGHLAVWAAGRRRLDAPGPAEDGPVENIDDGVRLTGVVSQSGVLNLAEAERFNLSNGAVANFLGGPSSEFPERHRCADPMSALPLDIPVHAVHGEEDEDVPLSVSATYVDASQAGPVPARLVMVPGDHFALIDVTAAAYLTCRELVGRLLR; this is translated from the coding sequence GTGACGCGACGCTACCGCTATGAGTACGGGCCGGACCGCAGCCAGTGGGGCGAGCTGTTCCTCCCCGACCTTCCCGAGGGTGGGAAACACCGCGGCGTGGTGGTGGTGATCCACGGCGGCTACTGGCGCTCCACATACGGTGCCGAACTGGGGGAACCGCTGGCGCAGGACCTGGCGGAGCACGGCATGGCTGCGTGGAACCTGGAGTACCGGCGTGCCGGCAACGGTGGCGGCTGGCCGGGCACCTTCCAGGACATCCTTGCGGGCATCGACAAGCTGGCCGACCTGGCAGAACCACACGCGCTGGACCTGGGCAAAGTGGTGGCGCTGGGCCATTCCGCCGGCGGGCACCTGGCAGTTTGGGCGGCGGGAAGGCGCCGGCTGGATGCGCCTGGGCCGGCGGAAGACGGCCCCGTGGAAAACATTGACGACGGCGTCCGACTCACCGGGGTGGTGAGCCAGTCGGGCGTCCTCAACCTGGCCGAGGCCGAACGGTTCAACCTCAGCAACGGTGCGGTGGCCAACTTCCTGGGCGGGCCGTCGTCGGAATTTCCGGAACGGCACCGGTGCGCGGATCCCATGTCGGCGCTGCCGCTGGACATTCCCGTCCACGCCGTGCACGGCGAGGAAGACGAAGACGTCCCCCTGAGCGTGTCCGCCACCTATGTTGACGCCAGCCAGGCGGGACCCGTGCCGGCCCGGCTGGTCATGGTGCCGGGGGACCACTTCGCGCTGATTGACGTGACGGCGGCGGCGTATCTCACGTGCCGGGAACTGGTTGGCCGGTTGCTTCGCTGA
- a CDS encoding ABC transporter substrate-binding protein — MAATTAVALSAALALTACGGSSSGSAQGAAPGKPTVTSLTLGALQDVTSWDPAQAGVGNALQPYQIAYDSLLLREPDGKLSPMLATAWKYNDTKTVLTVDLRTDVTFSDGAKFDAEAAKANIDHFKKANGPQMSQLASVSEAKVVDADTVELGLKAPDPALEYYLSQAAGLMGSPKALETEAIKTESVGSGPYVMDKASTVKNSQAVFNAREGYWNKDLQKFSKVSYKVLTDITARTNALVSGQVDAAILDPKTGKQAEGARMKLESNQVDWQGLILFDRDGTKNPALKDVRVRQAINYAFDRKTILDQVLLGQGTPTSQPFGKDSGAWLDELENRYPYDPAKAKALLKEAGYESGVVLDVPLVPAFETQINVLKQQLADVGISLNAVGWSGPSFPSDVAAQKYTSMYFSLFQGEPWVAINQLASTRAFYNPFKNTTPELQAKIDAVQKGGGDSAKLAQEVNRYVVEEAWFAPLFRINQMYYHNDKVNVTPQIQQAVPSIYNYSPAK; from the coding sequence ATGGCGGCAACAACTGCCGTCGCTCTCAGCGCCGCACTGGCGCTTACCGCCTGCGGCGGCAGCAGCAGCGGCAGTGCGCAGGGCGCGGCCCCCGGAAAGCCCACCGTTACTTCCCTGACCCTGGGCGCACTGCAGGACGTCACCTCCTGGGATCCCGCACAGGCGGGCGTAGGTAACGCACTGCAGCCTTACCAGATCGCGTACGACTCCTTGCTGCTCCGCGAACCGGACGGCAAGCTCAGCCCGATGCTGGCGACGGCGTGGAAGTACAACGACACCAAGACGGTCCTGACCGTTGACCTGCGGACGGATGTTACTTTCAGCGATGGCGCCAAGTTCGACGCTGAGGCAGCCAAAGCCAATATCGATCACTTCAAGAAGGCGAATGGTCCGCAAATGTCCCAGCTGGCTTCCGTCTCGGAAGCCAAGGTCGTGGATGCTGACACTGTGGAGCTTGGCCTCAAGGCGCCGGATCCGGCCCTGGAGTATTACCTGAGCCAGGCAGCCGGCCTGATGGGCAGCCCCAAGGCCCTCGAAACCGAGGCCATCAAAACCGAGTCTGTGGGCAGTGGGCCCTACGTGATGGACAAAGCTTCCACCGTGAAGAACTCCCAGGCCGTATTCAACGCCCGGGAGGGCTACTGGAATAAGGACCTGCAGAAGTTCAGCAAGGTCTCGTACAAAGTTCTGACCGACATTACGGCACGCACCAACGCCCTCGTCTCAGGTCAAGTGGATGCTGCGATTCTTGACCCCAAGACGGGCAAACAGGCCGAGGGCGCGAGGATGAAGCTCGAAAGCAACCAGGTGGATTGGCAGGGCCTTATCCTGTTCGACCGGGACGGCACCAAGAACCCTGCGTTGAAGGACGTCCGCGTCCGGCAGGCCATCAATTACGCGTTTGACCGCAAGACGATCCTGGACCAGGTCCTGCTGGGCCAAGGCACTCCGACGTCGCAGCCCTTCGGCAAGGATAGCGGCGCCTGGCTGGACGAACTGGAAAACAGGTACCCTTATGATCCCGCCAAGGCAAAGGCCCTCTTGAAGGAAGCCGGCTACGAATCCGGAGTCGTCCTGGACGTTCCGCTGGTACCGGCGTTCGAAACGCAAATCAACGTCTTGAAGCAGCAGTTGGCTGATGTGGGAATCAGTTTGAACGCCGTTGGATGGTCCGGTCCCAGCTTCCCCAGCGATGTCGCCGCCCAGAAGTACACCAGCATGTACTTCTCCCTGTTCCAGGGCGAACCGTGGGTAGCCATCAACCAGCTTGCCTCAACCCGGGCCTTCTACAACCCCTTCAAGAACACCACGCCGGAACTGCAGGCGAAGATCGACGCCGTCCAGAAGGGCGGCGGAGATTCGGCCAAGCTGGCGCAGGAAGTGAACCGGTACGTCGTCGAGGAAGCATGGTTCGCTCCTCTGTTCCGGATCAACCAGATGTACTACCACAATGACAAGGTCAACGTCACGCCGCAGATCCAGCAGGCTGTTCCGTCGATCTACAACTACTCACCCGCCAAGTAG
- a CDS encoding cyclodeaminase/cyclohydrolase family protein has product MEKPEVTTQGSTVEEWTRALAESTGSPGGGAGTGLMLAVAASLTSMVAGYSEDDGGEPARIRARARALREEALGLADDDASASKAFGAAFRLEPGRERDEAIRRASVDAAAASAVLGERAIEAIDDLAWLATKGNRSLVADVVVAFGALRAAVAGARTNVSFDLGSLRSAGTSLDQVREQQPELWAAVKKLNDAMDRIDELTAAIDNRAAPTDAA; this is encoded by the coding sequence ATGGAAAAGCCTGAAGTGACCACGCAGGGGTCCACCGTAGAAGAATGGACGCGCGCGCTGGCGGAGTCGACGGGTTCACCGGGCGGAGGGGCGGGGACAGGGCTGATGCTCGCCGTGGCCGCTTCCCTGACGTCCATGGTGGCTGGCTACAGCGAGGACGACGGCGGGGAACCGGCACGGATACGGGCGCGGGCACGCGCACTGCGTGAGGAAGCCCTGGGCCTGGCAGATGACGATGCGTCCGCTTCCAAGGCATTCGGCGCCGCCTTCCGGCTGGAGCCCGGCCGGGAGCGTGACGAAGCGATCCGCCGCGCTTCCGTGGATGCCGCGGCAGCCTCTGCCGTCCTTGGCGAGCGGGCCATTGAGGCCATTGACGACCTCGCCTGGCTGGCAACCAAAGGCAACCGGTCCCTGGTTGCGGACGTCGTGGTCGCGTTCGGCGCCCTCCGCGCCGCTGTGGCCGGGGCACGCACCAATGTCAGCTTTGACCTGGGATCGCTCCGCTCGGCGGGTACCAGCCTTGATCAGGTCCGGGAGCAGCAGCCGGAGCTGTGGGCCGCCGTCAAGAAACTTAACGACGCCATGGACCGCATCGACGAACTGACGGCTGCGATTGACAACCGCGCCGCGCCCACCGACGCTGCCTGA
- a CDS encoding ABC transporter permease: protein MIPFILKRLGSGVIVLVTVSALTFFLLHASSGSIARNILGDQATPEQVALKEAQLGLDQPVIVRYGTWIADTLRGDLGSSWFTSEPVAASLSTRIPVTMVMVFTAMILIAIMATLVGVAAAVKRGWVDRTVQVGAVIGDSIPGFVIGIFLVTAVAIQLQIFPATSTISPGAGADAWVLSLTLPVVALLINGVTGGAQQIRSAVIKQLERDYVRTLRSRGIGEKEILFKHVLRSAAPAGLTVLSLQLVNMLGGVVILESIFALPGMGPLAVTATAQNDQPVVMGVVMYTVAVVIVVNLLVDLANGWLNPKVRAS, encoded by the coding sequence ATGATCCCATTCATTCTTAAGCGCCTTGGCAGCGGCGTGATTGTCCTTGTCACGGTGTCGGCACTGACTTTCTTTCTCCTGCATGCCTCCAGCGGCAGTATCGCCCGGAACATCCTGGGAGATCAGGCCACCCCTGAGCAGGTTGCACTGAAAGAGGCCCAGCTCGGACTCGACCAACCGGTTATTGTCCGCTACGGCACCTGGATCGCTGACACCTTGCGCGGAGACCTGGGGTCTTCATGGTTTACCTCTGAACCGGTGGCCGCCTCCCTTTCGACCCGGATCCCCGTCACCATGGTCATGGTTTTCACGGCAATGATCCTGATCGCCATCATGGCCACCCTGGTAGGCGTGGCAGCTGCGGTGAAGCGGGGGTGGGTGGACCGGACGGTACAGGTCGGGGCGGTCATCGGAGATTCCATCCCTGGGTTCGTCATCGGCATCTTCCTGGTCACCGCCGTGGCAATCCAGCTGCAGATCTTTCCTGCGACGAGCACGATCTCCCCGGGTGCAGGAGCCGACGCCTGGGTGTTGTCCCTGACCCTCCCGGTCGTCGCACTGCTGATCAATGGTGTGACCGGTGGCGCGCAGCAGATCCGCAGCGCCGTTATCAAGCAGCTGGAACGCGATTACGTGCGGACCCTCCGGAGCCGTGGCATCGGGGAAAAGGAAATACTGTTCAAGCACGTCCTTCGCAGCGCCGCACCGGCAGGCCTCACCGTCTTGAGCCTGCAACTGGTCAACATGCTCGGGGGCGTCGTCATCCTCGAATCCATTTTTGCCCTCCCGGGAATGGGCCCGCTCGCTGTCACCGCGACCGCCCAGAACGACCAGCCCGTGGTGATGGGCGTCGTTATGTACACAGTCGCCGTCGTGATTGTCGTCAACCTCCTGGTAGACCTGGCAAACGGCTGGCTCAACCCTAAGGTCCGTGCCTCATGA